A stretch of Allostreptomyces psammosilenae DNA encodes these proteins:
- a CDS encoding LysR family transcriptional regulator yields MDVDTRLLRYFVAVAEEGSLTHAARRLFVSQPSLTKQIQHLEAQLGARLFVRSRTGMALTEPGRVLAERAPVLLAQWERTLRETRSAASRAARVLRVGFVASAANEATPRIVAEFGRRRPGWRADMRQAAWTDPSAGLADGDADVALLRTPFPGHDALRVAVLFTEPRWVALPTSHPLAARERIAFRELWNEPFVAAPPETGPWRDYWLAADERDGHPVRVGAVTDQPDDWLSAIANGYGIALAPESAARYYARPGITYRPVSGVSPTRVAVAWDPADDGNPVVQDFVRCCLDSVSDSVSDGVSDSASPPDGR; encoded by the coding sequence ATGGATGTCGACACCCGGTTGTTGCGGTACTTCGTCGCCGTGGCGGAGGAGGGAAGCCTCACCCATGCCGCGCGGCGGCTGTTCGTCTCCCAGCCCTCGCTGACCAAGCAGATCCAGCACCTGGAGGCGCAACTCGGGGCACGGCTGTTCGTCCGCTCCCGGACCGGCATGGCGCTCACCGAGCCGGGGCGGGTGCTGGCGGAACGGGCACCCGTCCTACTGGCCCAGTGGGAGCGGACGCTGCGGGAGACCAGGAGCGCGGCCAGCCGCGCCGCCCGCGTGCTCCGGGTGGGCTTCGTGGCCAGCGCGGCCAACGAGGCGACCCCGCGCATCGTCGCGGAGTTCGGCCGCCGCCGACCGGGCTGGCGGGCCGACATGCGGCAGGCCGCCTGGACCGACCCGAGCGCCGGGCTCGCCGACGGGGACGCCGACGTCGCCCTGCTGCGGACGCCCTTCCCCGGCCACGACGCCCTCCGGGTGGCCGTGCTGTTCACCGAGCCCCGCTGGGTGGCGCTGCCGACCTCCCACCCCCTCGCCGCTCGCGAGCGAATCGCATTCCGGGAGCTGTGGAACGAGCCCTTCGTGGCGGCCCCGCCCGAGACCGGCCCCTGGCGGGACTACTGGCTGGCCGCCGACGAACGCGATGGCCACCCGGTCCGCGTCGGCGCCGTCACCGACCAGCCGGACGACTGGCTCAGCGCGATCGCCAACGGTTACGGCATCGCCCTCGCCCCCGAATCCGCCGCCCGCTACTACGCCCGCCCCGGCATCACCTACCGTCCGGTCAGCGGTGTCAGCCCCACTCGGGTCGCTGTCGCCTGGGACCCCGCCGACGACGGCAATCCCGTGGTCCAGGACTTCGTCCGCTGCTGCCTGGACAGCGTGTCGGACAGCGTGTCGGACGGCGTCTCGGACAGCGCGTCCCCGCCGGACGGTCGGTAG
- a CDS encoding DoxX family protein, which translates to MFTAYAVTTVIAIAATAWSALVDLTRARFVLANAEEVGVPRSWLPWLAAVKGAGAAGLLLGLLGARSLGVAAAAGLVLFFVGAVAAHVRRSVYHNIGFAAGYLGLAVLALVLAVAR; encoded by the coding sequence ATGTTCACGGCCTACGCGGTCACCACCGTCATCGCGATCGCGGCGACCGCCTGGAGCGCCCTGGTGGACCTCACCCGCGCCAGGTTCGTCCTCGCCAACGCGGAGGAAGTGGGGGTGCCGCGGTCCTGGCTCCCATGGCTGGCCGCGGTCAAGGGCGCCGGGGCCGCCGGGCTGCTGCTCGGGCTCCTGGGCGCCCGGTCGCTCGGCGTCGCCGCCGCCGCGGGACTGGTCCTGTTCTTCGTCGGCGCCGTCGCCGCACACGTCCGCAGGAGCGTCTACCACAACATCGGCTTCGCCGCCGGCTACCTGGGACTGGCCGTCCTCGCCCTGGTCCTCGCCGTCGCGCGATGA
- a CDS encoding Dyp-type peroxidase encodes MPERSASDRTSEPTTPATASFSRRALIASFAATAGVAGVSGALVAEAREPASPGPHADAGRRVEPFHGAHQPGIATAQQRYALFAAFDLETADPRGGRLPADRVAANFAQIMERWTVAAERLMRGEAPGPIPANVRDAPADTGIADGLAPAGLTLTFGLGPDLFDRIGRPEQRPRRLRALPAFAGDQLQAAWSGGELLVQICGDDPQVLSHAFRAIRGRTPGLARLRWSQQGFLGRFGDGTPRNLFGHKDGTANPRAGTTAFDDTVWVTAPDEPAWFSGGTYLVFRKIRMDLPKWDTSTAQQQDRSIGRRRDTGAPLSGGDEFTAPDFERAGPDGTPAIPPDSHVALVRGAPMLRRSYNYDYAFPVATGPSGGAHDHGGDGPGHSHGDHPHDHAAAGHDSYDSGTLFCAFLRDPGEFVRAQRALAESDRLNAFIRHTGSAVFAVPPGIRPGQHLAAPLFPPR; translated from the coding sequence ATGCCCGAACGCTCGGCCAGTGACCGGACGTCCGAACCGACCACGCCCGCCACTGCCTCCTTCTCCCGGCGCGCGCTGATCGCCTCCTTCGCGGCGACCGCGGGGGTCGCCGGGGTGAGCGGGGCCCTGGTGGCGGAGGCACGTGAACCGGCGTCACCCGGTCCACACGCCGACGCGGGCCGGCGCGTCGAGCCCTTCCACGGCGCTCACCAGCCGGGCATCGCCACGGCCCAACAGCGGTACGCCCTCTTCGCGGCCTTCGATCTGGAGACCGCCGACCCGCGGGGCGGGAGGCTGCCCGCCGACCGGGTCGCCGCGAACTTCGCGCAGATCATGGAGCGCTGGACGGTCGCCGCCGAACGCCTGATGCGGGGCGAGGCGCCCGGCCCGATCCCCGCGAACGTCCGGGACGCGCCCGCCGACACCGGGATCGCCGACGGACTCGCCCCCGCCGGACTCACCCTCACCTTCGGCCTGGGTCCGGACCTGTTCGACCGGATCGGCCGGCCGGAGCAGCGCCCGCGCCGGCTGCGGGCGCTGCCCGCCTTCGCCGGCGACCAGCTCCAGGCGGCCTGGAGCGGCGGCGAACTGCTCGTCCAGATATGCGGCGACGATCCACAGGTCCTCAGCCACGCCTTCCGCGCCATCCGCGGCCGCACCCCCGGCCTGGCCCGGCTGCGCTGGAGTCAGCAGGGCTTTCTCGGCCGGTTCGGCGACGGCACCCCGCGCAACCTGTTCGGCCACAAGGACGGCACCGCGAACCCCAGGGCCGGGACGACGGCGTTCGACGACACGGTGTGGGTCACCGCGCCGGACGAGCCGGCCTGGTTCTCCGGCGGCACCTACCTGGTGTTCCGGAAGATCCGCATGGACCTGCCGAAGTGGGACACCTCGACGGCCCAGCAGCAGGACCGGTCCATCGGGCGCCGCCGCGACACCGGCGCCCCGCTCAGCGGCGGCGACGAGTTCACCGCCCCCGACTTCGAGCGGGCGGGACCGGACGGCACTCCCGCCATTCCGCCCGACTCCCACGTGGCGTTGGTGCGCGGCGCTCCGATGCTGCGCCGCTCGTACAACTACGACTACGCCTTTCCGGTGGCCACCGGGCCGAGTGGAGGCGCGCACGACCACGGCGGCGACGGACCGGGGCACAGCCACGGCGACCACCCGCACGACCACGCCGCCGCCGGGCATGACAGCTACGACAGCGGAACGCTCTTCTGCGCCTTCCTCCGCGACCCCGGCGAGTTCGTCCGCGCCCAGCGCGCACTGGCCGAATCCGACCGGCTGAACGCCTTCATCCGGCACACCGGCAGCGCCGTCTTCGCCGTCCCACCCGGGATCCGGCCGGGGCAGCACCTCGCCGCCCCGCTCTTCCCGCCACGCTGA
- a CDS encoding cupin domain-containing protein, with product MSDVTERTGTNGLPPELLEPWAELGVELLVDEPHVKSWMEVIKPGAAHPTHTHRYPFVTVVVAGGEGRSWTPDGELIQRMTLRAGEARYSGAEILPLRHHMTNASDSEIVLVTVELRFPGPVI from the coding sequence ATGAGCGATGTGACCGAGCGGACCGGGACGAACGGGCTGCCTCCGGAGCTGCTGGAGCCGTGGGCGGAGCTCGGCGTCGAGTTGCTGGTGGACGAGCCGCACGTGAAGAGCTGGATGGAGGTGATCAAGCCCGGAGCGGCGCACCCCACCCACACCCACCGCTATCCGTTCGTGACGGTCGTGGTCGCCGGTGGCGAGGGCCGGTCCTGGACCCCCGACGGGGAACTGATCCAGCGGATGACGCTGCGGGCCGGCGAGGCCCGGTACAGCGGCGCGGAGATCCTGCCGCTGCGCCACCACATGACGAACGCCTCCGACTCGGAGATCGTGCTGGTCACGGTCGAACTCCGCTTCCCCGGTCCGGTGATCTGA
- a CDS encoding GlxA family transcriptional regulator, whose product MHTVAILALNQVIPFDLSTPIEVFTRTRLPDGRPGYRIRVCAEEPDIDTGTFTLRASWGLDGLTGADTVIVPGTADPEAPLTPAVRTALREAAARGARVASICSGAFALAASGLLDGLRATTHWRAAARLAAAYPAVDVDPDVLYVDNGRILTSAGAAAGLDMCLHMIRRDHGSAVAADAARLSVTPLEREGGQAQFIAHDHTPVPAGSALEPLLTWLRDNLARQLTLDDIAAHAGVSTRTLIRRFREQTGTTPLQWLQRARVRQAQHLLETTRHSVEHIGAQVGFGSPTAFRERFKRTAGVSPRAYRRSFG is encoded by the coding sequence ATGCACACGGTCGCCATCCTCGCCCTCAACCAGGTGATCCCGTTCGACCTGTCCACCCCGATCGAGGTCTTCACCCGCACCCGTCTGCCCGACGGGCGACCCGGCTACCGGATCCGCGTGTGCGCCGAGGAGCCGGACATCGACACCGGGACCTTCACGCTGCGCGCGTCCTGGGGTCTGGACGGGCTCACGGGCGCGGACACCGTCATCGTGCCCGGCACCGCCGACCCCGAGGCGCCCCTGACACCCGCCGTGCGCACCGCGCTGCGGGAGGCCGCCGCGCGGGGCGCCCGCGTCGCCTCCATCTGCTCGGGCGCCTTCGCCCTGGCCGCCAGCGGGCTCCTCGACGGCCTGCGCGCCACCACGCACTGGCGGGCCGCCGCGCGACTCGCCGCCGCCTACCCGGCCGTGGACGTCGACCCCGACGTGCTGTACGTCGACAACGGCCGGATCCTCACCTCCGCGGGCGCGGCGGCCGGGCTGGACATGTGCCTGCACATGATCCGCCGCGACCACGGCTCCGCCGTCGCCGCGGACGCCGCCCGGCTCTCGGTGACGCCGCTCGAACGCGAGGGCGGGCAGGCGCAGTTCATCGCCCACGACCACACCCCCGTCCCGGCGGGCTCCGCGCTGGAGCCGCTGCTGACCTGGCTCCGGGACAACCTCGCGCGCCAGCTCACCCTCGACGACATCGCCGCCCACGCCGGTGTCAGCACCCGCACGCTGATCCGCCGCTTCCGCGAACAGACCGGCACCACCCCCCTCCAGTGGCTCCAGCGCGCCCGCGTCCGACAGGCCCAGCACCTCCTGGAGACCACCCGGCACTCCGTCGAGCACATCGGGGCCCAGGTGGGCTTCGGTTCGCCCACCGCCTTCCGCGAGCGGTTCAAACGCACCGCCGGCGTGAGCCCCCGCGCGTACCGCCGCAGCTTCGGCTGA
- a CDS encoding YncE family protein, with protein MTPLIRRARRSAAVAVALAVSGTLAAAGTASAGTGATDAPAVATAPLVRGLYQSAYSERNDVLWVTSAVGRPPVTTSALLKVDPDTLGIEAAYAPPVTDPLTGAVEAVYGVAVDDEHNTVWTTNTRDNSVAVYSQTDGEHLATLPNVAHAREIVVDERHDTVWASGFGDGTLVAYDSRTFEERRRITVEGAGPTGLAVNERTGTVYATDLDGDRIIEVSPRSGEPRLIPTGDGPISIALSRNGRTAYTADQNAGTVSVVDLARGVVTGSVPTGAGALSVATDPRSGNVLVANRGAADVTVVDPRRGAVVATVATGSNPNHVEVADGDAYVVDKSGSGPAGQDLLHRIGLTR; from the coding sequence ATGACCCCACTCATTCGTCGTGCCCGCCGTAGCGCGGCGGTCGCCGTGGCCCTGGCCGTGAGCGGCACGCTGGCCGCCGCCGGCACCGCCAGCGCCGGCACCGGCGCCACGGACGCACCCGCCGTCGCCACGGCGCCGCTGGTCCGCGGCCTGTACCAGTCCGCGTACTCGGAGCGGAACGACGTCCTCTGGGTGACCTCCGCCGTGGGGCGGCCGCCGGTCACCACCTCCGCCCTGCTGAAGGTGGACCCGGACACGCTGGGGATCGAGGCGGCCTACGCGCCGCCGGTCACCGACCCGCTGACCGGTGCCGTCGAGGCGGTCTACGGGGTTGCCGTCGACGACGAGCACAACACCGTCTGGACGACCAACACCCGTGACAACAGCGTGGCCGTCTACAGCCAGACCGACGGCGAGCACCTCGCCACGCTGCCGAACGTGGCCCACGCACGCGAGATCGTCGTCGACGAGCGGCACGACACCGTGTGGGCGAGCGGCTTCGGCGACGGCACGCTGGTGGCCTACGACTCCCGGACCTTCGAGGAGCGCAGGCGCATCACCGTCGAGGGCGCCGGCCCGACCGGCCTGGCCGTGAACGAGCGGACCGGCACGGTCTACGCCACCGACCTGGACGGCGACCGGATCATCGAGGTCTCCCCGCGCTCCGGGGAACCGCGGCTGATCCCGACCGGCGACGGCCCGATCTCGATCGCGCTCTCCCGGAACGGCCGCACCGCCTACACCGCTGACCAGAACGCCGGCACCGTCTCGGTCGTCGACCTCGCCCGAGGGGTCGTCACGGGCTCCGTGCCGACCGGCGCGGGCGCCCTGTCGGTGGCCACCGACCCGCGCTCGGGCAACGTCCTGGTCGCCAACCGCGGGGCCGCCGACGTCACGGTCGTCGACCCGCGCCGGGGTGCCGTCGTGGCGACCGTGGCCACCGGCAGCAACCCCAACCACGTCGAGGTGGCCGACGGTGACGCCTACGTGGTCGACAAGTCCGGCTCCGGCCCCGCCGGGCAGGACCTGCTGCACCGCATCGGCCTCACCCGCTGA
- a CDS encoding MFS transporter has product MATFVDHSTPPASPTPRAAAGRRRSNPWLTLIAVAFGLFMVQLDGSVVAIANPEIGRDLGASTADLQWVTNSYLLALAAALILGGKLGDRYGRRRYYLIGVGGFTLASVAIGLVGSIEGVVAFRAAQGFFGALLMPNTLGMLRAVFPPNRFGMAVGIWAMVSAVSTALGPIVGGLLVENVGWESVFYVNAPIGLVALLFSMAVLPESRNSTGRHRFDIPGVVLLAAGLLSLVFGVVKGETWGWSSAGTLGALLAGVLILVAFGWYENRIEHPLLPMRLFRSRGLTIGTIITALNFFVMLGVIFFVMLYLQNVRGYSPVEAGVRTLPLSLASLVASPLGAALTGRFGPRLTMPLGMVLQAAATFGMLTWDVDSSYTALWPPFVALGLGVGMVLSASSDAIVGNAPVRDGGVAGGLQGTALQIGGALGTSVLVSLISGRVGSTLTGELTGAGVPQAVAEGMREAGDAVAMGVPPVSGDMAAQLRAAVVEGSGQAFMNGVHTAVLLTGVLCVVGAVVAAVGMRRGTGAVGH; this is encoded by the coding sequence ATGGCCACCTTCGTGGATCACTCCACCCCGCCCGCGTCCCCCACGCCGCGGGCGGCCGCCGGTCGTCGGCGGTCCAATCCCTGGCTGACCCTGATCGCGGTCGCGTTCGGCCTGTTCATGGTCCAGCTCGACGGGTCCGTCGTCGCCATCGCCAACCCGGAGATCGGGCGGGACCTCGGCGCGTCCACCGCGGACCTGCAGTGGGTCACCAATTCCTACCTCCTCGCCCTGGCGGCCGCCCTGATCCTGGGCGGCAAGCTCGGTGACCGCTACGGGCGGCGCAGGTACTACCTGATCGGCGTCGGCGGGTTCACCCTCGCCTCGGTGGCCATCGGCCTGGTCGGATCGATCGAGGGCGTCGTCGCCTTCCGGGCGGCCCAGGGCTTCTTCGGCGCCCTGCTGATGCCCAACACCCTTGGCATGCTCCGCGCGGTCTTCCCGCCCAACCGCTTCGGCATGGCGGTGGGCATCTGGGCGATGGTCTCCGCGGTGTCGACGGCGCTCGGCCCCATCGTGGGCGGCCTGCTGGTGGAGAACGTCGGCTGGGAGTCCGTCTTCTACGTCAACGCCCCGATCGGCCTGGTGGCGCTGCTCTTCAGCATGGCCGTCCTCCCCGAGTCCAGGAACTCGACGGGCCGGCACCGCTTCGACATCCCCGGCGTCGTCCTGCTGGCGGCCGGCCTGCTCAGCCTGGTCTTCGGTGTGGTCAAGGGGGAGACGTGGGGCTGGTCGTCCGCGGGCACCCTGGGCGCCCTCCTCGCCGGCGTGCTGATCCTCGTGGCGTTCGGCTGGTACGAGAACCGGATCGAGCACCCGCTGCTGCCGATGCGGCTGTTCCGCAGCCGCGGGCTGACCATCGGCACGATCATCACCGCGCTCAACTTCTTCGTCATGCTGGGCGTGATCTTCTTCGTGATGCTGTACCTGCAGAACGTGCGCGGCTACTCGCCCGTCGAGGCCGGTGTGCGCACGCTGCCGCTGAGCCTGGCCTCCCTGGTCGCCTCCCCCCTGGGCGCGGCGCTGACCGGGCGCTTCGGGCCGCGGCTGACCATGCCGCTGGGCATGGTGCTGCAGGCGGCGGCCACCTTCGGCATGCTCACCTGGGACGTCGACTCCTCCTACACCGCGCTGTGGCCGCCGTTCGTCGCGCTCGGTCTCGGTGTCGGCATGGTGCTGTCCGCCTCGTCCGACGCGATCGTGGGCAACGCCCCGGTGCGGGACGGCGGCGTGGCGGGCGGGCTGCAGGGCACCGCGCTGCAGATCGGCGGCGCGCTCGGCACCTCCGTGCTGGTGTCGCTGATCAGCGGCCGGGTCGGCTCCACCCTCACCGGCGAGCTGACCGGCGCGGGGGTTCCCCAGGCGGTCGCCGAGGGCATGCGCGAGGCCGGGGACGCGGTGGCGATGGGTGTCCCGCCGGTCTCCGGCGACATGGCCGCCCAGCTCCGGGCCGCCGTGGTCGAGGGCAGCGGTCAGGCCTTCATGAACGGCGTGCACACCGCCGTGCTCCTCACCGGCGTGCTGTGCGTGGTGGGGGCCGTGGTCGCCGCGGTCGGGATGCGGCGCGGTACCGGGGCCGTCGGCCACTGA
- a CDS encoding MarR family winged helix-turn-helix transcriptional regulator, producing MPTSSASSRDTDRVAAELVTVLPALNRALERRVRQDFPHPKPPEGQLALLRFVAQHEGATVREAAEALLMKPNNVSALVSQLIEAGLLERRRDAVDKRVAHLHPTATARQRLAEAQRLEVGHLSHALLALTDGERDALGSALGALVSLTRHLHPAAG from the coding sequence GTGCCCACCTCCAGCGCGTCCTCCCGGGACACCGACCGCGTAGCCGCAGAGCTCGTGACGGTCCTGCCCGCGCTGAACCGGGCGCTGGAGCGGCGGGTGCGTCAGGACTTCCCGCACCCCAAGCCGCCGGAGGGACAGCTCGCGCTGCTGCGGTTCGTCGCGCAGCACGAGGGCGCCACGGTGCGCGAGGCCGCCGAGGCGCTGCTGATGAAGCCCAACAACGTCAGCGCCCTGGTCTCCCAGCTGATCGAGGCTGGGCTGCTGGAGCGCAGGCGGGACGCCGTGGACAAGCGGGTCGCGCACCTGCACCCCACCGCCACGGCCCGGCAGCGGCTGGCCGAGGCGCAGCGCCTGGAGGTGGGACACCTGTCCCACGCGCTGCTCGCCCTGACCGACGGCGAACGGGACGCCCTCGGATCGGCCCTGGGCGCGCTCGTGTCACTGACGCGCCACCTCCACCCCGCGGCCGGCTGA
- a CDS encoding NACHT domain-containing protein yields MRGRRAGAVYLALVVLGAVGALWLSQARDLGVAQTAVALLPTAAGTYLAWMTFAAGRADARRGLGLAEIADRLAAEVRGQWEAEVEVRRVGDPYPIPVSWRPAPPDLVEEWGLLETTAAGWPAGTVPDPAGWASRPEELAGTGGELAATLRKVPTGRLVVLGAPGSGKTVLLVRMLLSLLGTREEGAAVPVLFSLASWNPAEQSLGAWLAERLVQDHPSLRAAAPDAPARRNRAEALLARGLITPVLDGFDEIPEGVRPLALSTINAALPMGRAVVLSSRVDEYRAALAPRSAVPTRLLGAAGVELLPLGPRVVADYLRRDAGGERSASAARWAPVVARLGTPGTAVAGALDTPLMLSLASTIYNPRPGEHVGALPDPAELCDTRRFPTPTHVRHHLFDAFVPAAYRPPADSDGRPRWPAAAARRWLTYLATHLEHHLQGTTDLAWWHLRRAAPRPLVGLAVGLPCGVAGGLVALDGADLGIGFGVGLGVGIILGFGVGIPIGRMAHGQAGRTLAGLAGGLAGGLAGGIIAGFAAQFGIGRAVGLAGGVAASLAVGLAIGPVSGPRGGLAGGLVGGVVAGLLPGLGAGTPSVVVNGVGAALAAGLTSALVERGEPAQGLHWSPVGLAGGLAGGSAVGLAAALVTSPTVGLVVGLAITALCALAAGLTGASGDLSAGEPRAVLARDRRTYLVAAVTTALAVGPLSVSMIALAAATEVGGAEDLGTLVATAAPPGAWIGVFWGLMLAFTQAAWGPFVITRCWLALTGRLPWRLMSFLADAHARHGVLRQTGAVYQFRHAELQRRLAARDRR; encoded by the coding sequence GTGCGCGGACGACGCGCTGGCGCGGTCTACCTGGCTCTGGTGGTCCTCGGCGCGGTGGGCGCGCTGTGGCTCTCCCAGGCGCGCGACCTGGGCGTCGCCCAGACCGCCGTCGCCCTGCTGCCCACCGCGGCGGGAACGTACCTCGCCTGGATGACCTTCGCCGCCGGCCGCGCCGACGCCCGGCGCGGCCTGGGCCTGGCGGAGATCGCCGACCGCCTCGCGGCGGAGGTGCGCGGGCAGTGGGAGGCCGAGGTGGAGGTCCGCCGGGTGGGCGACCCCTACCCGATCCCGGTGTCCTGGCGGCCCGCTCCACCGGACCTGGTGGAGGAGTGGGGCCTGCTGGAGACGACGGCCGCGGGCTGGCCGGCCGGCACCGTCCCCGATCCGGCGGGATGGGCGTCCCGCCCGGAGGAGCTCGCCGGAACGGGGGGCGAGCTCGCCGCGACGCTGCGCAAGGTCCCCACCGGCAGGCTGGTGGTCCTCGGTGCCCCCGGTTCCGGCAAGACCGTCCTCCTCGTGCGGATGCTGCTGTCCCTCCTCGGCACCCGCGAGGAGGGTGCCGCCGTGCCGGTGCTGTTCTCCCTGGCGTCGTGGAACCCGGCCGAGCAGTCCCTGGGGGCGTGGCTGGCCGAGCGCCTGGTGCAGGACCACCCCAGTCTCCGGGCGGCCGCCCCGGACGCGCCCGCGCGCCGGAACCGCGCGGAGGCGCTGCTGGCGCGCGGCCTGATCACCCCGGTCCTCGACGGGTTCGACGAGATTCCCGAGGGGGTGCGTCCGCTCGCGCTGAGCACGATCAACGCCGCCCTCCCGATGGGCAGGGCCGTGGTGCTGTCCAGCCGGGTCGACGAGTACCGGGCCGCGCTGGCTCCCCGCTCCGCCGTGCCCACCCGGCTGCTGGGGGCCGCGGGCGTGGAGTTGCTGCCGCTGGGCCCGCGGGTGGTCGCCGACTACCTCCGGCGCGACGCGGGCGGCGAACGGTCCGCGTCGGCGGCGCGCTGGGCACCGGTGGTGGCCCGACTCGGCACCCCCGGTACCGCGGTGGCGGGGGCGCTGGACACCCCGCTGATGCTCTCCCTGGCGAGCACGATCTACAACCCCCGCCCCGGGGAGCACGTGGGGGCGCTGCCCGACCCGGCCGAACTGTGCGACACCCGCCGCTTCCCCACCCCGACCCACGTCCGCCACCACCTCTTCGACGCCTTCGTCCCGGCCGCGTACCGACCTCCCGCGGACTCCGACGGGCGCCCGCGGTGGCCGGCCGCCGCCGCACGGCGGTGGCTCACCTACCTCGCCACCCACCTGGAGCACCACCTCCAGGGCACCACCGACCTGGCGTGGTGGCACCTGCGGCGCGCCGCTCCACGCCCTCTGGTCGGCCTGGCCGTCGGGCTGCCCTGCGGGGTGGCCGGCGGGCTCGTCGCCCTGGACGGCGCCGACCTCGGCATCGGCTTCGGGGTGGGGCTGGGGGTGGGGATCATCCTCGGGTTCGGCGTCGGGATACCGATCGGCCGGATGGCGCACGGCCAGGCCGGCCGGACGCTGGCCGGCCTGGCCGGAGGCCTCGCGGGCGGCCTGGCGGGCGGGATCATCGCCGGGTTCGCCGCCCAGTTCGGCATCGGGCGCGCGGTCGGCCTCGCCGGAGGCGTCGCCGCCAGCCTGGCGGTGGGTCTCGCCATCGGGCCGGTGAGCGGCCCGCGGGGCGGCCTGGCGGGAGGGCTGGTCGGCGGCGTGGTGGCCGGCCTGCTGCCGGGCCTGGGGGCGGGGACGCCGTCCGTGGTCGTCAACGGTGTCGGGGCGGCGCTGGCGGCGGGGCTCACCTCCGCCCTGGTGGAGCGCGGCGAGCCCGCCCAGGGCCTGCACTGGTCCCCGGTCGGGCTTGCGGGAGGGCTGGCGGGCGGCTCCGCCGTCGGACTGGCGGCCGCGCTCGTCACCTCCCCGACGGTCGGCCTCGTCGTCGGCCTCGCGATCACGGCGCTGTGCGCGCTCGCCGCCGGCCTCACCGGCGCGTCGGGGGACCTGTCCGCGGGCGAGCCGCGTGCCGTGCTGGCCCGGGACCGGCGCACCTACCTGGTGGCGGCGGTGACCACCGCCCTGGCGGTCGGACCGCTCAGCGTGTCGATGATCGCGCTGGCGGCGGCCACCGAGGTCGGCGGCGCGGAGGACCTCGGCACGCTGGTGGCGACCGCCGCACCGCCCGGCGCGTGGATCGGCGTCTTCTGGGGGCTGATGCTGGCCTTCACCCAGGCCGCCTGGGGGCCCTTCGTCATCACCCGGTGCTGGCTGGCGCTGACCGGCCGCCTGCCGTGGCGGCTGATGAGCTTCCTGGCGGACGCCCACGCCCGCCACGGCGTGCTGCGGCAGACGGGGGCGGTGTACCAGTTCCGCCACGCCGAGCTGCAGCGCCGCCTGGCCGCGCGGGACCGTCGCTGA
- a CDS encoding AraC-like ligand-binding domain-containing protein, whose amino-acid sequence MRETVFDTAQVPAADRFEFWRDSMARAMCPTEVSSAHAEGFAARMRLLRLGSVQAWPTGMQAMSWRRTPRLIRQADPEYYHLTLTLRGALAISQAGRAETHTAGRMYVIDTSRPFDCFVPGDSVEGVGLEVPRALLPLPSASVDRLLTRHLPRRGVGGLLATVLLGLVEQTGALRPSDGARLETVLTDLLAATLAHHLEEEDRLTPESRTRSLVLSVRAFILRHLPDPDLDPGTIAAAHHISVSQLHRLFRGEDDTVAAYLRRQRLERARRDLADLAQHATPVNAIGRRWGFTHHAAFSRAFRAAYGIPPRDYRERQRAGEPADGPGR is encoded by the coding sequence ATGCGTGAGACGGTGTTCGACACGGCCCAGGTGCCCGCGGCCGACCGGTTCGAGTTCTGGCGGGACAGCATGGCGCGGGCCATGTGCCCCACCGAGGTGAGCAGCGCGCACGCCGAGGGCTTCGCCGCCCGGATGCGACTGCTGCGGCTCGGCTCCGTCCAGGCGTGGCCGACCGGGATGCAGGCCATGAGCTGGCGGCGGACACCGCGACTGATCCGCCAGGCCGACCCGGAGTACTACCACCTGACCCTGACGCTGCGCGGGGCCCTGGCCATCAGCCAGGCCGGCCGTGCCGAGACGCACACCGCCGGCCGGATGTACGTGATCGACACCTCCAGGCCGTTCGACTGCTTCGTCCCGGGCGACAGCGTCGAGGGGGTGGGGCTGGAGGTCCCGCGCGCCCTGCTGCCGCTGCCCTCCGCCTCGGTCGACCGGCTGCTCACCCGGCACTTGCCCCGGCGCGGCGTCGGTGGACTGCTGGCGACCGTCCTGCTCGGCCTGGTCGAGCAGACAGGGGCGCTCCGGCCCTCCGACGGCGCCCGCCTGGAGACCGTCCTGACCGACCTGCTGGCCGCGACGCTCGCGCACCACCTGGAGGAGGAGGACCGGCTCACCCCGGAGAGCCGCACCCGCTCCCTGGTGCTCAGCGTCCGCGCGTTCATCCTGCGGCACCTGCCCGACCCGGACCTCGACCCGGGGACGATCGCGGCCGCCCACCACATCTCGGTCAGCCAGCTCCACCGCCTCTTCCGCGGCGAGGACGACACCGTCGCCGCCTACCTGCGGCGCCAGCGCCTGGAACGCGCCCGCCGGGACCTCGCCGACCTCGCCCAGCACGCCACCCCGGTGAACGCCATCGGCCGGCGGTGGGGCTTCACCCACCACGCCGCCTTCTCCCGGGCCTTCCGCGCCGCCTACGGCATCCCGCCCCGCGACTACCGGGAGCGCCAGCGGGCCGGCGAACCGGCCGACGGCCCCGGTCGGTGA